One candidate division KSB1 bacterium DNA window includes the following coding sequences:
- a CDS encoding zf-HC2 domain-containing protein, which translates to MNCETVYSHVEDYFDSNVSPEQMRAISDHLDSCAPCRNRLMAEERFRAALRKSLLKPQPTDDAVWHRALESLPSQRLPSRSTSIRRQFLLAAAVAVLAVGGLLYQKFMRASSLLDLITADYHEYVRGEMDLSLQSSEFAEVSRFFESQLGVRIDQCSAPDERCRLVGGRTCYLNHVPTALLVFHQESEPVSVFVLPTSELHRFPRSSLIREGAFWKGTASGLAVCGRPVGDQLVCAVGDTNPESLEQLLESICVN; encoded by the coding sequence ATGAACTGTGAAACAGTCTATTCTCATGTCGAGGATTACTTCGATTCTAACGTGAGTCCCGAACAGATGCGCGCGATTTCCGATCATCTGGACTCGTGTGCTCCGTGCCGCAATCGTCTCATGGCCGAGGAGAGGTTTCGTGCAGCTCTTCGAAAGAGCCTTCTCAAACCTCAACCAACCGATGATGCCGTATGGCATCGCGCTCTTGAGTCTCTACCCTCGCAACGGTTACCTTCGCGCAGCACCAGCATTCGGAGGCAATTCTTGCTGGCAGCGGCTGTTGCAGTTCTGGCTGTAGGCGGGTTGCTGTACCAGAAATTCATGCGGGCATCGAGCCTTCTGGACTTGATCACGGCAGACTATCACGAATACGTCAGAGGCGAGATGGATCTATCTCTGCAGAGCAGCGAGTTTGCGGAAGTCAGCCGCTTCTTTGAGTCACAACTGGGAGTCCGAATTGATCAGTGTTCGGCGCCCGATGAACGGTGTCGCTTGGTGGGAGGAAGGACTTGCTACCTGAATCACGTGCCCACCGCGCTGCTCGTATTTCATCAGGAGAGTGAACCGGTTTCTGTGTTCGTCCTCCCCACCTCTGAGCTGCATCGCTTTCCCCGCAGTTCACTGATACGTGAAGGGGCATTCTGGAAAGGCACGGCCAGCGGTCTCGCGGTATGCGGTCGTCCCGTCGGTGATCAGTTGGTGTGTGCAGTGGGCGACACTAATCCTGAAAGTCTCGAACAGTTGCTTGAGAGCATCTGCGTCAACTAA
- a CDS encoding trehalose-6-phosphate synthase, which produces MTHRLFIVSNRLPVVVNRDGSGRVNVERGAGGLVTALRPVIRRHPSVWFGWPGCEGDGEVREVVRQHGVDAGYDLHSIDLTPTEVNLYYNGFSNEVLWPLFHDFIWLCNFDPDYWPAYESVNAKFAAAVAAQIQPDDVVWVHDYQLLLVGAKLRELEIPHRVGFFLHIPFPSVDGFSKIPWRAELLAGLLRFDLIGFQTDHDVRNFVRCVQTLIPAAKVHKAGRRIRLNILQRNVIVGAFPISIDYDRFAKRSRDDDVVQQAAVIRHHLGDQQLVLGIDRLDYTKGIPRRLKAFAEVLTAYPELRRRITLLQVIVPSRTDVLRYQALKEDIERLIGEINGRFTQPGWIPIQYMYRTLCETELLAYFHSADIALITPLKDGMNLVAKEYCVANAAGTGVLILSEFAGAAAQLSTEAVIVNPFDKKMTAAAIHHAFEMATADRVRRMQNLRRLVRRDNVFKWADDFLAELRATAARDSVTHAARAID; this is translated from the coding sequence ATGACCCATCGTCTATTTATCGTATCCAATCGATTACCTGTGGTGGTGAACCGGGATGGCTCAGGTCGGGTCAACGTCGAGCGAGGTGCGGGAGGGCTGGTGACGGCCCTGCGCCCCGTGATCCGTCGCCACCCCAGTGTCTGGTTTGGCTGGCCGGGCTGCGAGGGAGACGGCGAGGTCCGCGAGGTGGTCCGGCAGCACGGGGTGGATGCGGGATACGACCTGCACAGCATTGATTTGACGCCGACGGAGGTTAATCTCTATTACAACGGCTTCTCGAACGAAGTGTTGTGGCCGCTGTTTCATGACTTCATCTGGCTCTGCAATTTCGATCCGGACTACTGGCCGGCCTATGAGTCCGTGAACGCCAAATTCGCTGCGGCCGTGGCGGCGCAGATTCAGCCCGACGACGTCGTATGGGTACACGATTATCAACTGCTGCTGGTCGGCGCCAAATTGCGCGAACTGGAGATTCCGCACCGAGTCGGATTCTTCCTGCATATTCCGTTTCCCTCCGTCGACGGCTTCAGCAAGATTCCCTGGCGGGCCGAGCTGCTGGCCGGCCTCCTTCGCTTTGACCTGATTGGCTTTCAAACCGATCACGATGTTCGCAACTTCGTGCGCTGTGTTCAGACCTTGATTCCCGCCGCGAAGGTGCACAAAGCGGGGCGCCGGATTCGGTTGAACATCCTGCAGCGAAATGTGATCGTGGGCGCGTTTCCCATCAGCATTGACTATGACCGATTCGCGAAGCGATCACGGGATGATGATGTCGTCCAACAGGCTGCTGTGATCCGACATCACCTCGGCGACCAACAACTGGTGTTGGGCATTGACCGTCTCGATTACACAAAGGGAATTCCCCGCCGGCTCAAAGCGTTCGCCGAGGTGCTCACCGCCTATCCCGAGCTCCGCCGGCGGATTACTTTGCTCCAAGTGATCGTTCCCAGCCGCACTGACGTATTGCGGTATCAGGCGCTGAAGGAGGACATCGAACGATTGATTGGAGAGATCAACGGTCGCTTCACCCAGCCGGGCTGGATTCCGATCCAATACATGTATCGGACGCTCTGCGAGACCGAACTCCTCGCTTACTTTCACTCCGCGGACATTGCGCTAATCACCCCGCTTAAGGACGGGATGAACCTCGTGGCAAAGGAGTACTGTGTGGCTAACGCTGCCGGCACCGGCGTGTTGATTCTGAGTGAATTCGCGGGAGCGGCAGCCCAGCTTTCGACCGAGGCCGTGATTGTCAATCCGTTCGACAAGAAGATGACGGCAGCGGCGATTCATCACGCGTTTGAGATGGCTACGGCGGATCGCGTTCGACGCATGCAGAACCTAAGGCGACTGGTACGCCGAGATAACGTCTTCAAGTGGGCGGATGATTTTCTGGCCGAGCTGAGGGCCACAGCGGCGCGGGACAGCGTCACCCACGCTGCCCGGGCGATCGATTAG
- a CDS encoding cation:proton antiporter gives MTFALTPELQYVVLLFSLFVVPQFLKRFRVPTPITCVLLGLGAGMGLHMFSADATVEMLASLGIISLFLFAGLDVDFQEMKAERRILLQHVVLMLAGLLVVATIVTLATALDFRTAILVALALLTPSTGFILESLSSFATTQQERFWIRSLALGAELVALGVFFVVLQSFSVRQFSLSILALVALIVIVPVVFWLFAKTVVRYAPKSEFAFLLMVALVSAYVTRELGVYYLVGAFIVGVVAQRFRLRLPSLVSDNMLHAVEVFASVFIPVYFFKAGLHIQQADLSLRAAGIGLLCLAAIVPLRLLMTALHRRIALGEHLRRGLRISVAIIPTLVFSIVIAEILRDRFELSNELFGGIIIYALINTVLPTFVFKLPAPELDRAGKITEDAKAG, from the coding sequence GTGACATTTGCCCTCACACCTGAATTGCAGTACGTCGTCTTGCTCTTCTCGTTGTTTGTCGTCCCGCAATTTCTGAAGCGATTTCGGGTGCCCACCCCGATTACGTGCGTGCTGCTCGGGCTGGGTGCCGGAATGGGCCTCCACATGTTTAGCGCCGATGCCACCGTCGAAATGCTGGCGTCGCTCGGCATAATCTCACTGTTTCTCTTCGCGGGATTGGACGTGGACTTCCAGGAAATGAAGGCGGAACGTCGCATCCTGCTGCAACATGTTGTCCTGATGCTCGCCGGCTTGCTCGTGGTGGCGACGATTGTGACGCTGGCCACGGCCCTCGATTTCCGCACGGCAATTCTGGTTGCTCTGGCTTTGCTTACACCTTCGACCGGGTTCATTCTCGAATCGCTGAGTTCGTTTGCGACCACTCAGCAGGAAAGGTTCTGGATCCGATCGCTTGCATTAGGCGCGGAATTGGTTGCCCTGGGCGTGTTCTTCGTCGTGTTGCAGTCGTTCAGTGTTCGACAATTCAGCCTGTCGATTCTCGCGCTGGTCGCGCTGATCGTAATCGTCCCGGTGGTCTTTTGGCTATTTGCGAAGACCGTCGTGCGATACGCGCCCAAGTCGGAATTTGCCTTCCTGTTGATGGTCGCCCTGGTCAGCGCGTACGTCACCCGTGAACTCGGCGTCTATTACCTGGTGGGGGCGTTCATTGTGGGAGTCGTGGCGCAACGGTTCCGGTTGCGGTTGCCCTCGCTCGTGTCGGACAACATGTTGCACGCGGTAGAAGTGTTCGCCTCGGTGTTCATCCCGGTCTACTTCTTCAAGGCCGGTTTGCACATCCAGCAAGCCGATCTCAGCCTTCGGGCAGCCGGCATTGGACTGCTGTGTCTTGCCGCCATTGTCCCACTCAGATTGTTGATGACCGCGCTGCATCGTCGCATCGCGCTCGGGGAGCACCTGCGCCGCGGATTGCGCATCAGCGTGGCGATCATCCCGACCCTGGTGTTCTCCATTGTGATCGCCGAGATTCTGCGTGATCGCTTTGAGCTCAGCAACGAGTTATTCGGCGGGATCATCATCTACGCGCTGATTAACACGGTGTTGCCGACATTTGTGTTCAAGCTGCCTGCTCCCGAGCTGGACCGGGCGGGAAAGATCACCGAGGATGCGAAGGCCGGTTAA
- a CDS encoding DMT family transporter, protein MATIPHFGELLALSTALIWAFAVILFKKSGETVHPIALNLFKNVLGAGLLVPTIWLFEGSFMTGLSVSEVNLLLISGALGIGIADTLFFMSLNRLGAALSSIVDCLYSPLVIAAAMIWLGERLRLWQVVGVVLIISAVLEATHTKQADHAVRRGLWWGVLWGVLAMAFMAVGIVMVKPLLETSSLLWVMEIRLLGGIATLLVILLFNRERLAILRSLLVRGGWGYMVSGSFVGAYLALFTWLAGMKYTQASQASALNQTSNVFVFVFAAIFLKERMTRQRVIGIGLAVVGVWLVTFL, encoded by the coding sequence TTGGCCACGATTCCGCACTTCGGCGAGTTGCTTGCTTTGAGCACCGCATTGATTTGGGCGTTTGCCGTAATTCTGTTTAAGAAAAGCGGCGAGACGGTGCATCCGATCGCGCTCAATTTGTTCAAGAACGTGCTGGGCGCGGGGTTGCTTGTGCCGACGATTTGGCTGTTCGAAGGCTCGTTTATGACGGGCCTTTCTGTTTCGGAAGTCAACTTGCTGCTGATCAGCGGGGCGTTGGGAATCGGGATCGCGGACACGCTCTTCTTCATGAGTCTGAATCGACTCGGCGCGGCGCTCTCGTCAATTGTGGATTGTCTGTACAGTCCGCTGGTGATTGCAGCGGCGATGATTTGGCTGGGGGAGCGATTGAGGCTTTGGCAAGTCGTGGGCGTGGTGCTGATTATTTCGGCGGTGCTGGAGGCGACGCACACGAAGCAGGCGGATCATGCGGTGCGGCGGGGGTTGTGGTGGGGCGTGCTGTGGGGCGTGCTGGCGATGGCATTCATGGCGGTCGGGATCGTGATGGTGAAGCCGCTGCTGGAAACCAGTTCGCTGTTATGGGTGATGGAGATTCGACTGCTGGGCGGGATCGCGACGCTGCTCGTGATCCTGTTGTTCAATCGGGAACGGCTGGCGATTCTGCGGTCCTTACTTGTGCGAGGCGGTTGGGGATACATGGTGAGCGGCTCGTTTGTGGGCGCATATCTCGCGTTGTTCACGTGGCTTGCGGGAATGAAGTACACACAGGCCTCGCAAGCCTCGGCGCTGAATCAAACAAGTAACGTATTCGTGTTTGTATTCGCGGCGATCTTCCTGAAGGAGCGAATGACGAGGCAGCGGGTGATCGGGATCGGTCTGGCGGTGGTAGGGGTGTGGCTTGTGACGTTTCTGTGA
- a CDS encoding glycosyltransferase: MVAKLDQYSAVAGEESVAHLRQLAAPLRGLHMVHVNSTRQGGGVAEILERLVPLMNELGIDAKWEVVHGNSEFYACTKQFHNGLQGNSVEPSVRQLRAFEQVNQENAERLRATLESADIVFIHDPQPAPLLKSFAARKGKWVWRCHIDVSRPQRTIWKYLRQFVEAYDASIWSLATFAQPLGHPQFLIAPSIDPLSEKNTVLDNAEINATANRYDIDRSRPLIVQISRFDRFKDPLGVVQAYRLAKHQVPGLQLVLAGGGATDDPEGETVLSEVRAAAGDDPDIHVILLPPDAHRTINALQRLADVAVQKSLKEGFGLTVTESMWKHKPVLGGDAGGIRLQVIDHHTGFLVSTPEGVALRLRYLLDNRDRLREMGLKAHEFVRHNFLLTRHLREYLTIMVAVMNNVPGQIELAS, encoded by the coding sequence ATGGTCGCCAAACTCGACCAGTATAGCGCGGTTGCCGGAGAGGAGTCCGTAGCGCACTTGCGGCAACTGGCCGCCCCGCTGCGAGGGCTGCACATGGTGCACGTGAACAGTACGCGGCAAGGCGGCGGAGTGGCCGAAATCCTCGAGCGTTTGGTGCCACTCATGAATGAGCTGGGGATTGATGCCAAGTGGGAGGTTGTGCACGGCAACAGCGAGTTCTATGCCTGCACCAAGCAGTTCCACAACGGGCTGCAAGGCAACTCCGTGGAACCATCGGTGCGGCAATTGCGCGCATTCGAGCAGGTGAACCAGGAGAATGCCGAACGGCTGCGAGCCACGCTGGAGTCCGCCGACATCGTTTTCATCCACGATCCCCAGCCGGCACCGCTCTTGAAGAGCTTTGCAGCTCGGAAAGGCAAGTGGGTGTGGCGCTGCCACATCGATGTCAGCAGGCCGCAGCGCACGATCTGGAAGTACTTGCGCCAGTTTGTCGAGGCCTATGATGCAAGCATCTGGTCGCTGGCGACTTTCGCCCAACCCCTTGGTCATCCGCAGTTTCTGATCGCGCCCAGCATCGATCCCCTGAGCGAGAAGAATACGGTCTTGGATAACGCCGAAATCAATGCGACCGCCAATCGCTATGACATCGATCGCAGCCGCCCGCTAATTGTCCAGATCTCACGATTCGATCGATTCAAAGATCCACTCGGGGTGGTGCAAGCCTATCGACTCGCGAAACACCAGGTTCCCGGCCTACAACTCGTCTTGGCCGGGGGCGGTGCAACCGACGACCCCGAGGGCGAGACCGTACTGTCGGAGGTTCGGGCGGCGGCCGGTGACGATCCGGACATTCACGTCATCCTGCTGCCCCCTGACGCACACCGCACGATCAACGCGCTGCAGCGCCTGGCGGATGTCGCAGTTCAGAAGTCGCTCAAGGAAGGATTCGGACTCACAGTAACGGAGTCAATGTGGAAACATAAACCAGTGTTGGGTGGAGACGCCGGCGGAATCCGGTTGCAGGTGATTGACCATCATACGGGATTTCTGGTCAGCACGCCCGAAGGAGTCGCCTTACGACTTCGTTACCTGTTGGACAACCGTGATCGACTGAGAGAGATGGGGCTGAAAGCGCACGAGTTCGTCCGCCACAATTTTTTGTTGACGCGCCATTTGCGTGAATACCTGACCATCATGGTTGCGGTCATGAACAATGTCCCCGGACAAATCGAGTTGGCATCATGA
- a CDS encoding MarR family transcriptional regulator, whose amino-acid sequence MTADEAICDQVVSALRGISRALELHYRQLLRDYGLSGPQIIVLKAVKTAGRRPISDVARRVHLSHATVTAIIDRLERKGLVVRSINADDRREVFISLTEEGERTIEHSPALLHEQFIKEFTGLDRWEQNQILASLQRVAKMIGAPEQPAPLLSIAPLGDESQAPSASTAGKPTPQQSHR is encoded by the coding sequence ATGACGGCGGATGAAGCCATTTGCGATCAGGTCGTTAGCGCGCTGCGCGGAATCTCACGCGCACTGGAGTTGCACTACAGACAGCTGCTGCGGGACTACGGGCTTTCCGGCCCACAAATCATCGTCTTGAAGGCCGTAAAGACTGCGGGAAGGCGTCCCATCAGCGACGTCGCCCGCCGTGTTCACCTCAGTCACGCGACGGTCACGGCGATTATTGACCGCCTGGAGCGAAAAGGCCTCGTGGTGAGATCGATCAATGCGGACGACCGACGCGAAGTCTTCATTAGCTTGACCGAAGAGGGCGAGCGGACGATCGAGCACTCGCCGGCATTGCTCCACGAGCAATTTATCAAGGAGTTCACCGGACTCGACCGCTGGGAGCAAAACCAGATTCTCGCGTCGCTGCAACGTGTCGCGAAGATGATCGGCGCGCCTGAACAACCCGCACCGCTGCTCTCGATTGCGCCGCTCGGAGACGAAAGCCAGGCCCCGTCCGCCTCGACGGCAGGAAAGCCCACTCCCCAGCAGAGCCACCGATGA
- a CDS encoding RNA polymerase sigma factor, which yields MSERHFIAQLDPIRPQLLAFCRHSLWKSALLEDVLQEILLTAFEKYDSFEQGTDFRAWIFQIASFVVFNVNRKFTREKLLLVPEPIEELNIEAELRDATRQEDWLSDAPDLSLHFSDDVSAAVKSLTLSERSVLLLRIVAGLSIADTASVLSMPQGSVMGFFSRAKRKVRVQLATRDREGGGTL from the coding sequence TTGAGCGAGCGCCACTTCATTGCACAATTGGATCCGATTCGACCGCAGCTGCTGGCCTTCTGCCGTCACAGTCTGTGGAAATCTGCATTGCTTGAAGATGTTCTGCAGGAAATCCTGCTGACGGCATTCGAGAAGTATGACAGCTTTGAGCAGGGAACGGATTTTCGCGCCTGGATATTCCAGATCGCGTCTTTTGTCGTGTTCAACGTCAACCGAAAGTTCACTCGGGAGAAATTGTTGCTCGTTCCCGAGCCGATCGAAGAACTGAATATTGAGGCGGAACTGCGCGACGCGACTCGGCAGGAAGATTGGCTAAGTGATGCCCCCGACCTCAGCTTGCATTTCAGCGACGATGTTTCTGCTGCTGTCAAGAGCCTCACGCTAAGCGAGCGATCCGTGCTGCTTCTGCGAATTGTGGCCGGATTGAGTATCGCGGACACGGCATCGGTATTGTCTATGCCACAAGGAAGTGTAATGGGATTCTTTTCCCGAGCCAAGCGCAAAGTGCGCGTTCAACTGGCGACGCGAGATCGGGAAGGCGGAGGAACGTTATGA
- a CDS encoding efflux RND transporter permease subunit, producing MVKFALRNPYIVFVAALAIVVIGMTSYTKIPADLLPIFKTPAVQIVTFYPGMPPEIMERDIMSRIERWTGQSVGIEHQEGRSMLGVSVVKDFFREGISLETAMSQVTSYAMSDLYYLPPGTVPPMVMPFDPTASLPLCLVSVSSPGMNEKELYDVAYFELRNRLQSIQGVIAPAVYGGQLRRILSYVDREKLEARELSPMDVVRALQKQNVFIPAGNMKIGDLDYQIFANSMVPEVEMLNDIPIAIRDGAPILLRDVARAQDASQIQSNVVRINEKRQVYIPIYRQPGANTIEIVNSIRGSLEQTLARLREFNPKAKDLSLDVVLDQSVYVRNSVNSLQTEALLGALLAAGVVFLFLRRFGITLIASLSIPVSLLAAVIGLFYTGDTLNAMTLGGLALIVGIVVDQSIVVIENIMRRMNDGEDLHHAALHGTTEVARPVLISTLTFITVFYPVVFLTGMAKFLFAPLAIAAVFAIIGSYLVAITLIPVLCVRFLKLQSAHDHKEFKLARRYAETVKHILSRRRAVFVTVIALGVITLVLGSSLGRELYPPVDAKQFQMLVRLPSGTRIEHTEETVRAVERAVIELLGEPDPAYPKEEKRPESNLRILISNIGVLMDWPAAYTPNVGPMDAFVLVQLKGKRGYPSTFDYVSRLRQSLREKFPDVEFSFDTGGMLTAAMNLGEPAPIHLQVSGSNLHTNFNIAKLIKQEIEQVDGATDVRIAQRLDYPVLDVDIDRLKSAYAGINVEDVIKNLVTATNSSVGFNPAFWIDERNGNHYFIGAQYAEADLTSVETLLNIPVTSPGGREAVPLGNLVKIERSTGPAVINHMNITRVIDVYAAVRPGYDIGSVVAKIEQRLARSDAIKPAEKESARGVYYAVEGGEFAGLGYSYTMTGEMHTMRDAFGQFATGLLIAALLVYLVMVVQFRSFVDPFIVLLTIPLGLIGVVLFLFATGTALSIMSFMGIIMMVGIVVAYSVLLVDFANRRMEQGASVEDAITDAARVRIRPILMTAMAATLALTPMAIGGAGGEANAPLARAIIGGVLGATALTLFVTPALYAEFKRSRKTTATASQESATA from the coding sequence TTGGTTAAATTCGCTCTCCGAAACCCATACATCGTTTTCGTAGCTGCTCTGGCCATTGTGGTTATAGGTATGACCTCTTATACGAAGATCCCGGCGGATCTCTTGCCGATTTTCAAGACTCCAGCAGTTCAGATTGTCACTTTCTATCCGGGCATGCCCCCCGAAATCATGGAACGCGATATCATGAGCCGGATTGAGAGGTGGACAGGGCAGTCGGTGGGAATCGAGCACCAGGAGGGCAGGTCCATGCTCGGCGTTTCGGTGGTCAAGGACTTTTTTCGCGAAGGCATCAGCCTCGAAACAGCAATGAGTCAGGTGACCTCCTATGCGATGAGCGATCTCTACTACCTTCCGCCGGGTACGGTTCCGCCAATGGTCATGCCGTTTGATCCCACCGCCTCGCTTCCGCTCTGCCTGGTCAGCGTCTCATCACCGGGGATGAATGAGAAGGAACTGTATGATGTCGCATACTTTGAGCTGAGAAACCGTCTGCAGTCCATTCAGGGCGTGATTGCCCCGGCTGTTTATGGTGGCCAGCTGCGGCGCATTCTCTCTTACGTGGATCGGGAAAAGCTGGAGGCACGCGAACTTTCGCCGATGGATGTAGTGCGCGCACTGCAGAAACAGAATGTTTTTATTCCGGCGGGCAACATGAAGATCGGCGATCTGGACTATCAGATATTCGCCAATTCGATGGTTCCCGAAGTGGAAATGCTCAATGACATTCCCATCGCGATCCGGGACGGCGCACCGATCCTGCTTAGGGATGTAGCCCGGGCGCAGGATGCCTCTCAGATTCAAAGCAACGTCGTGCGCATCAACGAAAAGCGGCAAGTCTATATTCCCATCTACCGGCAGCCCGGAGCCAACACGATTGAAATTGTCAATTCGATACGCGGCAGTCTGGAACAGACGCTCGCACGGCTACGCGAGTTCAATCCCAAGGCAAAGGATCTCTCGCTTGACGTCGTCCTCGATCAGTCAGTTTATGTGCGTAACTCGGTGAATAGCCTCCAGACAGAAGCACTGCTTGGTGCGTTACTGGCGGCTGGAGTGGTTTTCCTGTTCCTGCGTCGCTTCGGCATTACGCTGATCGCGTCTCTCTCAATACCGGTGTCGCTTTTGGCCGCCGTCATAGGACTATTCTATACAGGGGACACGCTGAATGCCATGACCTTGGGCGGACTCGCGCTGATCGTCGGCATCGTTGTTGACCAATCCATCGTCGTCATCGAGAACATTATGCGGCGGATGAATGATGGGGAGGACCTCCACCATGCCGCGTTACATGGCACAACGGAGGTTGCCCGGCCTGTGCTGATCTCGACACTCACGTTTATTACGGTCTTCTATCCCGTCGTGTTCCTGACCGGCATGGCGAAGTTCTTGTTCGCGCCGCTGGCCATCGCCGCTGTGTTTGCGATCATTGGTTCCTATCTGGTGGCAATTACATTGATTCCTGTGCTTTGTGTGCGATTCCTAAAGCTTCAGTCGGCGCATGATCACAAGGAGTTCAAGCTTGCCCGGCGCTACGCTGAGACCGTAAAACATATTCTTAGCCGAAGGCGCGCCGTTTTTGTGACGGTAATCGCACTAGGTGTCATTACCCTTGTGCTCGGGAGTTCTCTTGGTCGCGAGCTTTATCCTCCGGTGGACGCGAAGCAGTTCCAGATGCTCGTGCGGCTGCCGTCGGGAACGCGCATCGAACACACTGAGGAAACGGTGCGTGCGGTGGAGCGAGCAGTCATAGAGTTGCTCGGTGAGCCCGATCCCGCATACCCGAAGGAGGAAAAGCGTCCGGAGTCAAACTTGCGCATCCTCATCTCGAATATCGGTGTGCTGATGGACTGGCCCGCAGCCTACACGCCGAATGTCGGCCCGATGGACGCTTTCGTGCTGGTTCAACTCAAAGGGAAACGTGGCTATCCATCCACCTTTGACTACGTAAGCAGGTTGCGTCAGTCACTGCGTGAGAAATTTCCTGATGTCGAGTTCTCTTTTGATACCGGCGGGATGCTTACGGCAGCCATGAACCTCGGCGAGCCTGCACCGATTCATCTGCAGGTTTCGGGCAGTAATTTACACACGAATTTCAACATTGCAAAGTTGATCAAGCAAGAGATAGAGCAAGTGGACGGCGCGACCGATGTCCGCATCGCTCAGCGGCTTGATTATCCTGTGCTGGACGTGGATATTGATCGTTTGAAGTCCGCATATGCAGGTATCAACGTGGAAGACGTGATTAAGAACCTGGTGACCGCGACCAACTCCAGCGTCGGATTTAATCCTGCTTTCTGGATTGACGAGCGCAACGGCAATCACTACTTCATCGGTGCTCAATATGCTGAGGCAGACCTGACATCGGTAGAGACCTTGCTCAATATCCCCGTAACCAGCCCCGGCGGGCGAGAAGCCGTGCCACTGGGAAATCTTGTTAAAATCGAACGCTCGACAGGTCCTGCGGTCATCAATCACATGAACATCACGCGCGTTATCGACGTGTATGCTGCTGTTAGACCCGGTTATGACATCGGCTCGGTGGTAGCAAAGATCGAGCAGCGGCTCGCGCGCTCCGACGCGATCAAGCCGGCAGAGAAAGAGTCGGCGCGCGGTGTGTATTATGCCGTGGAAGGCGGCGAGTTTGCCGGGCTGGGATATAGTTATACGATGACGGGCGAAATGCACACCATGCGAGATGCATTCGGTCAGTTCGCGACGGGGCTGTTGATCGCCGCGCTGCTTGTGTATCTGGTCATGGTCGTGCAGTTTCGCTCTTTCGTAGATCCGTTCATTGTTCTCTTGACCATTCCGCTGGGACTCATTGGAGTGGTCCTGTTCCTCTTCGCAACCGGAACGGCGCTGAGCATCATGTCCTTCATGGGAATCATCATGATGGTGGGAATCGTTGTCGCGTATAGTGTCTTGCTTGTGGATTTCGCCAATCGCCGAATGGAACAGGGTGCATCAGTGGAAGACGCCATCACGGACGCTGCGAGGGTGAGAATCCGTCCTATTCTGATGACCGCGATGGCTGCAACTCTTGCCCTCACGCCAATGGCAATTGGCGGGGCCGGCGGCGAGGCTAACGCTCCGCTTGCACGCGCGATCATTGGCGGCGTTCTGGGCGCCACGGCGCTTACTCTCTTTGTCACACCAGCGCTATATGCGGAATTCAAACGCAGCAGGAAAACAACCGCGACTGCATCTCAGGAATCAGCTACGGCTTAG
- the otsB gene encoding trehalose-phosphatase has protein sequence MILVKPPAQPVEGIPGFWDRVRRAPRRFLGLDYDGTLAPFKIERMKARPLPGTEQLVTTIARDASTRVAVLSGRPISELLKLLGPLEIEMAGAHGWELRRAGGGIVRRLPESPQSDGLEAAYLRAQDTTYRPKLERKVASLAFHSRGALEQSVGEETIKGLWLPIALEYGLELREFNGGIELRAPGFNKGTALLELLKTEPNDSFVVYIGDDDTDEDAFEALKGRGLGLRVGGYGLRTAAAGRLANCEAVQDFLRMWCPTTPAGR, from the coding sequence ATGATTCTCGTGAAGCCACCCGCGCAGCCCGTCGAAGGGATTCCCGGCTTCTGGGATCGAGTGCGACGGGCTCCGCGTCGCTTTCTGGGGTTGGACTATGATGGAACGCTGGCTCCGTTCAAGATCGAGCGGATGAAAGCCCGACCCTTGCCGGGGACGGAGCAGCTCGTGACCACCATTGCCCGCGACGCTTCAACCCGCGTGGCTGTGCTGTCCGGACGCCCCATCTCAGAACTACTGAAGCTGCTGGGTCCATTGGAAATCGAAATGGCCGGGGCGCACGGTTGGGAGTTACGCAGGGCAGGCGGAGGGATAGTGAGGCGGCTGCCAGAGTCGCCGCAGTCGGACGGACTTGAGGCGGCGTATCTGCGCGCTCAGGACACGACCTATCGACCCAAGCTCGAGCGCAAGGTCGCCAGTCTCGCCTTTCACTCACGAGGTGCGCTGGAGCAGTCCGTTGGGGAAGAGACCATCAAAGGCCTGTGGCTACCGATCGCCCTCGAATATGGATTGGAGCTACGCGAGTTCAACGGTGGCATCGAGCTTCGAGCACCGGGCTTCAACAAAGGAACTGCATTGCTCGAACTGCTGAAAACCGAGCCGAATGACAGCTTCGTCGTGTACATCGGGGATGACGACACGGATGAAGATGCGTTCGAAGCGCTGAAGGGGCGGGGATTAGGCCTCAGGGTCGGCGGCTACGGTTTGCGAACCGCTGCGGCGGGGCGCTTGGCTAACTGCGAAGCGGTGCAGGACTTCTTGCGTATGTGGTGTCCAACGACTCCGGCCGGCAGATAA